A genomic window from Solanum dulcamara chromosome 11, daSolDulc1.2, whole genome shotgun sequence includes:
- the LOC129874971 gene encoding uncharacterized protein LOC129874971, whose protein sequence is MNNTSRYNMEAESSSQKPQRHMTSSRFSVSRCSSLLMAFLFALSASFQFNDPDWYFWFPLYALACLVNMVNGFTKIAKITLWMGTILFLKVVIEDVWFHQGISEIWSFDMTERVVREKIGSGLVILSMSILVQKRNPNNTTLSNHVEIGQSILVAIAYGLSFAFILFSKPEMKL, encoded by the exons ATGAATAACACCAGTAGATACAACATGGAAGCAGAATCATCTTCTCAAAAACCTCAGAGGCACATGACATCATCAAGATTTTCAGTTTCTAGATGTTCTTCACTATTAATGGCCTTCCTTTTTGCTCTCTCTGCATCTTTCCAATTCAATGACCCTG ATTGGTATTTCTGGTTTCCCCTATATGCACTGGCTTGCCTTGTCAACATGGTCAATGGGTTCAcaaaaatagccaaaatcaCACTCTGGATGGGGACCATCTTATTCCTCAAAGTTGTCATTGAAGATGTTTGGTTTCATCAAGGAATATCTGAAATTTGGTCATTTGACATGACGGAGAGAGTAGTGAGGGAAAAGATTGGAAGTGGACTTGTTATTCTCTCCATGTCTATACTAGTGCAAAAAAGAAACCCTAATAATACTACACTTTCAAACCATGTTGAAATTG GTCAGTCAATCTTGGTTGCAATAGCTTATGGCCTGTCCTTCGCTTTCATTTTGTTCTCAAAGCCAGAAATGAAGTTGTAA
- the LOC129873168 gene encoding BTB/POZ domain-containing protein At3g50780, whose product MAEIRLTKVEQGQTKIRSVPIAVTPEGFWCCPSPNVFQKSLKTQNPLNKPKSPLPTTQTSAHKKQTSVTEKRPASGAPKSGAVSDEKRGVSSDTPAVTASVPAERTPRSKTENVPRKVSIEFGEPGTSDLRVILLGKQGFTVKLNVHKNILVENSIFFANKISEQQLVFPCIEVDECEDVEICVETIGLMYCKEMKQRLIKQSVSRVLRIIKVAEQLGFESCMQSCLEYLEAVPWVGDEEEEKVVSSVLRLQSEGIGVTPVLKRVSSDISKPHKDTFSHILELVLKSNEERGRREMKSVVLKLLRENNCLPSSSGSVDSYNEIIYGSCRSCLDSIVILFKQAAEPEFSSNSTDCREPVVKQMVLEADNLSWMLEILTDRQAADEFAVMWASQQELASLHTKLPIVSRHHVSCITAKLFVGIGKGELLPSKDTRNLLLQTWLQPLINDYSWLQHGCRSFDRKVVEEGIGRTILTLPLEEQQRILLSWLGSFLKAGDNCPNLQRAFEVWWRRTFVRPYVESGTTRPLDHVTTPKVTEH is encoded by the exons ATGGCTGAAATTAGACTGACAAAGGTAGAACAAGGCCAAACCAAAATTAGGAGTGTTCCAATTGCTGTGACCCCAGAGGGTTTCTGGTGTTGTCCCTCTCCCAATGTGTTTCAGAAGAGCCTCAAAACACAGAATCCCCTAAACAAACCCAAATCTCCTCTTCCTACGACTCAAACCTCGGCTCACAAGAAACAAACTTCAGTAACTGAGAAAAGACCAGCTAGTGGTGCACCTAAGTCGGGTGCTGTTTCTGATGAAAAACGAGGTGTTAGTTCTGATACGCCCGCTGTTACTGCATCGGTGCCTGCAGAGAGAACGCCTCGGTCCAAGACTGAAAATGTACCAAGGAAAGTGTCGATTGAGTTTGGTGAACCTGGAACTAGTGATCTTAGGGTGATCTTGCTAGGAAAGCAAGGGTTCACTGTGAAGTTGAATGTTCACAAGAATATTCTGGTAGAAAATAGCATTTTTTTTGCTAATAAAATATCAGAACAGCAGCTAGTTTTTCCTTGCATTGAAGTTGATGAATGTGAGGATGTTGAGATATGTGTTGAAACCATCGGCCTCATGTATTGCAAAGAAATGAAGCAGCGTTTGATCAAGCAAAGTGTTTCTCGCGTTTTGCGTATTATCAAG GTAGCAGAACAACTTGGATTTGAATCATGCATGCAGTCATGTTTAGAGTATTTGGAAGCAGTACCATGGGTTggggatgaagaagaagagaaagttgTTTCTTCAGTCCTACGGCTTCAGAGTGAGGGAATTGGAGTGACCCCTGTGTTAAAGAGGGTGTCATCTGATATTTCTAAGCCTCACAAGGACACATTCTCGCACATCCTAGAGCTGGTGCTCAAAAGTAATGAAGAGAGAGGCCGCCGGGAAATGAAATCCGTTGTACTGAAGCTCCTCAGGGAAAATAACTGTCTTCCAAGTTCGTCTGGCTCAGTTGACAGTTACAATGAAATAATATATGGCTCGTGTAGAAGTTGCCTTGATTCAATAGTGATTCTGTTCAAACAAGCAGCTGAACCCGAGTTTAGCAGCAACTCTACTGATTGTAGAGAACCAGTAGTGAAGCAGATGGTTTTAGAGGCTGATAACCTCTCATGGATGCTTGAAATTTTGACCGACAGGCAAGCAGCAGATGAGTTTGCGGTAATGTGGGCTAGCCAGCAGGAATTGGCTTCTCTGCATACAAAGCTACCTATAGTATCTCGCCACCACGTCAGCTGCATCACAGCAAAACTTTTTGTAGGAATAGGAAAAGGGGAGCTTCTGCCATCAAAAGACACACGTAACCTCTTGTTACAGACGTGGTTACAGCCATTGATCAATGACTACAGCTGGTTGCAGCACGGATGCAGGTCGTTTGACCGAAAGGTTGTGGAGGAAGGAATTGGCAGGACAATCCTAACGCTACCTCTAGAGGAACAGCAGAGAATTTTGCTTTCTTGGTTAGGCAGTTTCCTCAAGGCTGGCGATAATTGTCCAAATCTTCAGAGGGCATTTGAAGTCTGGTGGCGTCGTACTTTTGTCAGACCCTATGTGGAGTCAGGAACTACCCGCCCGTTAGACCATGTTACGACTCCAAAGGTAACGGAACATTAG